The stretch of DNA CGCTGCCGCCTTGtaggttaaaagtggagatttttccgatctcccaggtcaacttatgtgcagacctgctggtgacttaacccccttcgtgtgtacacgcaagcacaagaccaagtgcgcacggaaaagatcctgtaatccatgtcagagttcggtgagttatagaaaTACAAAACTACCCAGCATGGGAGATGTTCAACGTACGGGCTACCTCACCTGCCTTGACCTCTCACCAATTCATCGTAAAGCGCTTCGAGAACGTCAAGCGTAAAGCGCTtcgagaacgtcaagcgctcaataaatctcccatattattattagtagtagtattaTTACACACGCtcttatcggtacatcatcgactacAAGAGTCCTCTGGACAGGTAGTTTCATGCCTTTTTCAAGTATTTCTATCTCTTCTGCGGTGCAGTAggctctattcttcttcttcttcgttcatgggcttagactcccacgttcacccatgtttttagcacgagtggatttttacgtgttgCATGTGTATAACCACaaggtattcagtcaaatcagTGTAAGAGGCGTTCAACTGACAGGGACAGCGACGCCGCCATTATGCACCAACTTGGCATTGATCAACAGGCGTGCCTTAAGAATAAGTTATGTGAAGAGGTTAAGCCCTCagtgcctcatctgaacagacaactgAAGCTTAATGTTTCCATCGCACTTTGACTTTTGGGTCTTCAagggatatacaggttacaacactcgtgatgTTTCTATacggcttgtatttcagtcaagacccagggtaaatatcaaagggactcactcgccagaggcGCATGTGTCCCTTGATGTTCATGCGCTGGATTCTTGACTGAAAtgcaagccatataaaaaaaacactcgtgaTGTAACATATACAAAAACATTGACAGACCCTCCCTcacccacacaccacaccaATACTTTTACACAGCGCTGTCATGCGACCTCAAGCAAATGAAAAGACATCGAGGTAAGCCAGCACATATCATCTCCTCAACCAGACACAGCAGCAAACCAATGGTCGACAGTTTTGTTGACCAACACATTCTTCAAACAAGTGGTCTTATATCCCGTGTTTCCTTTTTAAATAATTAAAAGTTATTGGTATCTTTTGTGAAAGGTTTTCTCTGTATGTACTCACGATTTCTCAAAATGCACTGTGTGGTCAGCTCCAATATGGTTTGGTTCAGGTTTTGGCCTTGTTCCTGAAGTTGCATCGCCTGGTGTTGAAAAAGGTTCGCATGGTCCTTGTTCACTTGCATCATATCTTCTATGGttccattctggtccttgttcaCTTGCATCATGTCTTCTATGATTccattctggtctttgttcACCTGCTCTATCTCCCTCTGGCGGGCCTCCAAGAACGACAACCTGACGTCCTTGTTGCCTACGTAGAGCTGGGCTGCAGCTTTCCGCAGCGAGGTAGCGGTCAGACAGCGGGCAGCGGGGGCAGAAGGGGGCAGGTGACAGGAATAGCTACCTCCCTGGACAGGGCTGGACAGCGACAGGACAAACGTGCCATTGTCCCGGTAGCTGCTGTTCCTCACCTCACCTGATGGGGTCTGTCAGACAATCAATGTTCGACATGGAGAAAATTTCGAAAAATCAACGGTGGTGTAAGATAGACAACTAGTACGGAACGACAAAGCAGAAAGCAAGTGGTCAAAACAGAGAACtgaaagcatgtacatgtactgtccTCAGATGATCTGAAATAAGTTGACATTCTGTCGATTGAGGCCGTGCTGTGTTTCCACTGTGAAAAATAAATGCCACATTAGTAATatgaaacatcacacacacacacacacacacacacacacacacacacacacacacacacacacacacacacacatacacacacacacacaccttccagacGACATCTACAGGGGGATGACCAAGGTCCACAAATTGACCACAGTGTAGCTGCAGTGTCCAGTCCTCTGTGACGTCATCCCGAACCGCGTTACTCAGTGTGAGGCGGAGGGCGTCATCTTGTGTAGCTAGGGGTCTGTCTGCAACGAACAGTGAATGTGCTAATTTATATGACCGCTGTCACAGTACATTATAAACTACGCacttttaattttcattttcCTGCCACAGTTGATCCACGACGGTTACATTGGCTTTTGAAATAAAATAGTCCTAAATGAATGTAGCAATCACGTTGCTTTACACTCGTTTATCTTCGACATCGCTTGCTGGTAGTTGTTGCTCATCATAGAAAGCCATCAcgtgaaaaaacaaaaacaattaccTGTAACAGACAGCGTCACCGTCCTCCACACGGAAGCAAGAGACGAGTTTGCCTGCTGAAGTTTCACTTGCACAGAATAGTTGCCGGAATCCTGAGGTCTGGCGAAGCGTAGAGACAGCCCCGCGTTGGGGAGAAAATCAACACGTGTGTTGTCCGTCGCGTAGAAATGTTTTCCTATGTACGATGCTATCTGGGTCCCCTTGTCCTTGCCTGGTGCCTGCGGAAAATATTGCCCGATATATCTATTTTATTCCATTGACACAGAAACTATATCAAGCTTATAATGTGATAATGCTTAAATTCTATACTCAGCAATTATTAAAATAATGTAATTGTATACGTACATATGATGTTATATTgttttaattctgttttcacTCTTACTGTATAACAATTTGAAATATTACGTTTTATACGCTAAATAAATATTCTTTCCGCTGAGTCGGACTGTGAGGCGATGGTgatgaaaggagagagagaacaatgaagagagaaagagagagagagagagagagagagagagagagagagagagagagagagagagagagagagagagagagagagagagagagagagagagagagaacaatgaagagagaaagagagagagagagagagggtggagagaaagagagagagagagagaaagagagagagagagagagagagagagagagagagagagagagagagagagggggagatataATGTCTTGATAAAATATTGTCACGTGTTGTGAACTGTGAGTTGATAAAGATGACGAAACAGGTTAAAGAGAAACACATTATATCTTTCCCCCGACATTAATGTGAAAAGTCTTGTTTACCCTTTGTCTTTTAAAAAACCCAGAAACAGCTTGTGTGAGGAAATACATCAATTCATATTCGTGTAGAAACCTTTGTACAATTGAGCATGTGGTTAGTAACCTGTTTCCATCACtcacaaattgtgtgtgttatATAACAGTTTTGCTAAATTGTGGAAGATAATTTGTCGAACCTGAAACCACCAGTCACGGCCGAGCATGGTCTCTCCAAGTCCCGTCACGAAAGACCAAGCGAAGGACGCGCTGCCTCCTACACATGCCTTGATCTTCGCCTTGTCTTCAGGGCCTCCGTCCCACTGATACGCCTCCAACGCTGTACAGTAATAAGGTGTCTCAATTACTCCAAATAATATGCATGTATTCACACCATGGTAACACTTTTGCTACGTCTGAAGGTTGACTGACTTACAGTGCTCTAGACTGAAGGTTTTGAGGAAGGGATGTTATAGGACTATGAGACGGCTTTTGCGAGTTTATGAATCAGTTTTATCAATAAAATTTCAGTATGTTCCCTTATTGTGAGAGGATTGCGCAACCCAAAAAGGAAAGAACATCTATATTTGATTTTTGAAAAGATAACGAAGATATAGGATTTGAATTGCTTGCAGGAATCATATTTAAATGACAACGTGTAAGATAAGTGGGAGAGATATGAAAGGAACGAGTGTTAAattagggactgggtggccgagtggtaacgcacttgcgctcggaatcgagaggttgcgtgttcgaccctgggtcaggccgctattttctccccccctttcctaacctaggtggtgggttcaagtgctagtctttcggatgagacgaaaaaccgaggtcccttcgtgtacactacattgggggtgcacgttaaagatcccacgattgacaaaagggtctttcctggcaaaattgtataggcatagctaaaaatgtccaccaaatacccgtgtgacttggaataataggccgtgaaaagtaggatatgcgccgaaatggctgcgatctgctggccgatgtgaatgcgtgatgtaatgtgtaaaaaattccatctcacacggcataaataaatccctgcgccttgaatatgtgcgcgatataaattgcattaaaaaaaaattttttaaataaaaatccctgcgcttagaactgtacccacggaatacgcgcgatataagcctcatattgattgattgattgatattcttCAGTTTTATGTAATAAAATGGGACAAATTATTCTATCGAAGAGAGCTTTGGTAGTGAAGCAGAATTAGTAttttaaacaaaatgaaaataatattTACAGTTAAACACGTTTCTTTTTATTTGGTGAAGATTTGTTTTactatcttttttacatttaaaaaaaatccacaatCAAAGAGACtgaaaacgttccaaaattgagaataaaaaaaacaagaaaggtaagttgttgaaacggtttttttaatgacaaaacacTACGTTATAGTCAACAATATATGGACCCACCggggcacagacaaacaattagtgaCAAAAACTTATGTTCATGGAATGTTCGGCAGCTTGCTAGGAAGTCACAGGCAAATAATTCGACATCGAGAGAATTTAGAGAAAATCAACGATGATGTCATCTAtgttaaatgtaaaaaggaaagttATGAGAGATCACaacgaaagaagaaagaaaagatttaGTTAATAATAAGAGGAGATTTTATGAgatcaaaacaaataataaaagaaaAGGCTAAGTACAATATTAGAAGAAAAtttagagatcaaatcaaaagaagaaagaaaagacttaGCTAAATAAGAAGAGATtttatgactaaatgtaaaaaggaaagaacGAAAAGGCTGAGACAAATAGTACGAGGAAATCAATGAGAGGGCGAACAAATAAAACAACGTAATAGCTGAGTAAACCTTAAGAAGGGATTTTTTTAGACgacgaaaaaaataaagaaagaaaaggctgCATTAAATATTAGAAGGGAATTGATGAGGGAGCAACACAAACGAAAGAAAAACAATGCTGAGTAAAATATAAGAAGGGAATTGATGAGACAGCgaaacaataaaaaaataaataaaaaagccTTTGTAAATTATAAGAAGGAAAGTTATAAGAGATTGAAacaaagaataaaagaaaaggGTGAGTAAAATATTAGAAGGAATTTATGAGAGAGcaatcaaagaaagaaaga from Littorina saxatilis isolate snail1 linkage group LG13, US_GU_Lsax_2.0, whole genome shotgun sequence encodes:
- the LOC138945385 gene encoding uncharacterized protein — protein: MSQILLNSNLLTLLVATDVATVVTYNGYSAFLVPINNLARRYAGIRALRGETEKKKKKKKKKKKKKKKKSILYSDDPLTMTSTRFQMIGVALFVVALSALEAYQWDGGPEDKAKIKACVGGSASFAWSFVTGLGETMLGRDWWFQAPGKDKGTQIASYIGKHFYATDNTRVDFLPNAGLSLRFARPQDSGNYSVQVKLQQANSSLASVWRTVTLSVTDRPLATQDDALRLTLSNAVRDDVTEDWTLQLHCGQFVDLGHPPVDVVWKTPSGEVRNSSYRDNGTFVLSLSSPVQGGSYSCHLPPSAPAARCLTATSLRKAAAQLYVGNKDVRLSFLEARQREIEQVNKDQNGIIEDMMQVNKDQNGTIEDMMQVNKDHANLFQHQAMQLQEQGQNLNQTILELTTQCILRNREYIQRKPFTKDTNNF